The Ornithodoros turicata isolate Travis chromosome 7, ASM3712646v1, whole genome shotgun sequence genome includes a region encoding these proteins:
- the LOC135401485 gene encoding poly [ADP-ribose] polymerase 1-like, protein MAENAPVDLPYKAEYAKSGRASCKGCKGKIEKDELRLAAMVQSPMFDGKVPHWYHFNCFFTRQRPRSVGDVDNFGSLRWDDQKRLEEKIQSKFVAGTTGDDLKDFSTEYAKSNKSTCRGCNEKIAKGLVRISKLDYDSGFSKMRGPTPQWYHIDCFAKERDSLDYTLGAESLPGFMTLGVDDQKTLKEKIKKLERKRKPKADETDSPPKKVKKEENKEEESALKKQAEMIYKYRDNLQRNMSKKELQELLEFNEQDVPPGESRILDLLADGLAFGALQRCPECTEGQLRFKTEGYRCSGNMSGWTKCMYVTQDPKRTPFKIPQEMKEAYPFLAKYKSVTKKRVFPANMPKPSEASTSANGKAEKERPLNGYEVAIGRTKSSSDEVKAKLSTLGAKAVTKVSENTLFLISTEEDVQKKSKRVKEAEAHNVQVVSEKILESLTAGSVASVVNQHKIAPWGCDIAAKLEKNKKKSQMDKMFTKSGPSVMKLMVKGQAAVEPESGLATVAHVYTRGEDIYSSVLGMVDINRGTNSFYKLQVLESDSRNRYWVFRSWGRVGTTIGGNKLEEMDTLDDALLQFKALFEEKTGNLWSNRKNFEKHPSRFYPLEMDYGQGGDLGSQKALKVGGNSKLHKAVQELICLIFDVDNIKKTMLEFEIDLNKMPLGKLSKRQIQQAYGVLNELNELIKSGGSEGRFLDASNRFYTLLPHDFGMNTPTILNNEDVIKQKIDMLDSLLDIEVACNMLNTESGDSSEDPVDFHYGQLKADIQVLDSSADEFSLLQKYMETTHAATHSSYSLELLELFKVSREGEAKRYKPFRKLHNRKLLWHGSRLANFAGILSQGLRIAPPEAPATGYMFGKGIYFADMVSKSANYCCTSPANPVGLLLLCEVALGNMYEKKQAEFVTKLPPNLHSTMGMGQTAPSPANKVVNPDGVEIPLGPADQTGGKTKGYSLLYNEYIVYDVAQVQIKYLMKVKFNYKY, encoded by the exons ATGGCAGAAAACGCGCCGGTTGATTTGCCTTACAAAGCGGAATACGCCAAGAGTGGCCGGGCATCTTGCAAGGGGTGTAAGGGAAAGATAGAAAAGGATGAATTGCGACTTGCAGCAATGGTGCAG tCTCCCATGTTTGATGGGAAGGTGCCCCACTGGTATCACTTCAACTGCTTCTTTACGCGGCAGAGACCAAGGTCGGTTGGCGACGTTGACAACTTTGGATCCCTCCGTTGGGATGACCAGAAACGCCTGGAAGAGAAAATCC AGTCCAAGTTCGTCGCAGGCACAACCGGGGATGACCTGAAGGACTTTTCGACAGAATATGCAAAGTCCAACAAAAGTACCTGTCGTGGATGCAACGAAAAGATTGCCAAG GGTTTGGTACGAATCTCAAAGCTGGACTATGACAGCGGTTTCTCAAAGATGCGAGGTCCTACCCCTCAGTGGTACCACATTGACTGCTTTGCTAAGGAAAGGGACTCCCTGGACTACACACTGGGTGCGGAGAG CCTTCCTGGCTTCATGACCCTAGGTGTCGATGACCAGAAGACGCTCAAGGAAAAGATCAAGAAATTGGAGAG GAAGCGTAAGCCTAAAGCGGACGAAACGGATTCTCCTCCCAAAAAGGTGAAGAAGGAAGAGAACAAAGAGGAGGAATCGGCACTCAAG AAACAAGCAGAAATGATATACAAGTACAGGGATAATCTCCAAAGGAACATGTCGAAGAAAGAGCTTCAGGAATTGTTGGAATTCAATGAGCAGGATGTGCCGCCAGGGGAGAGCAGG ATCCTGGATCTATTGGCGGATGGTTTGGCATTCGGTGCTCTTCAACGATGTCCAGAGTGCACGGAGGGTCAGCTACGTTTCAA AACTGAAGGGTACAGATGTAGCGGCAACATGAGCGGGTGGACAAAGTGCATGTACGTCACTCAAGATCCGAAAAGAACTCCGTTCAAGATTCCGCAGGAGATGAAGGAGGCGTACCCCTTTTT GGCAAAGTACAAgtctgtcacaaaaaaaagagtGTTTCCCGCCAACATGCCAAAGCCGTCCGAGGCCTCGACGTCTGCAAA CGGCAAGGCGGAGAAGGAACGTCCACTTAATGGCTACGAAGTCGCGATTGGCCGGACAAAGTCAAGCTCGGATGAGGTGAAAGCAAAGCTCTCCACCCTGGGAGCGAAGGCAGTGACGAAAGTGTCCGAAAACACACTGTTCCTCATTTCAACTGAAG AGGATGTTCAGAAGAAAAGCAAGAGGGTGAAGGAGGCAGAAGCCCACAATGTACAAGTGGTGTCTGAGAAAATCTTGGAGTCCCTCACCGCTGGTAGTGTGGCGTCTGTGGTCAATCAACACAAGATTGCACCATGGGGATGTGAT ATTGCAGCGAAATTggaaaagaacaagaagaagtCACAAA TGGACAAGATGTTTACGAAGAGTGGCCCTTCCGTTATGAAGCTCATGGTTAAAGGACAAGCAGCAGTGGAGCCAGAGTCAG GCCTCGCAACTGTGGCCCATGTCTACACACGTGGTGAGGACATCTACAGCTCTGTGCTGGGCATGGTGGACATCAATCGGGGCACAAATTCTTTCTACAAGCTCCAAGTGTTGGAAAGCGACAGCCGCAACAG ATACTGGGTGTTCCGGTCATGGGGTCGTGTTGGCACAACCATTGGAGGGAACAAGCTGGAGGAGATGGATACACTTGACGATGCCCTTCTCCAGTTTAAGGCGCTGTTCGAGGAGAAAACTGGTAACCTGTGGTCGAATCGAAAAAATTTTGAGAAGCACCCCAGCCGTTTCTACCCACTCGAAATGGACTACGGCCAG GGTGGCGATCTTGGTTCCCAGAAAGCTCTGAAAGTAGGAGGTAACTCCAAGCTGCACAAGGCAGTACAAGAGCTGATCTGCCTAATCTTTGACGTAGACAACATCAAGAAAACAATGCTGGAATTTGAG ATCGATCTGAACAAGATGCCGCTAGGAAAGCTGTCCAAGAGGCAGATCCAACAGGCGTATGGTGTTTTAAACGAACTGAATGAG TTGATTAAGTCCGGAGGAAGTGAAGGTCGCTTCTTGGATGCATCTAATCGTTTCTACACGCTGTTGCCTCATGACTTCGGCATGAATACTCCTACCATACTGAACAATGAAGATGTCATCAAG CAAAAAATTGACATGCTGGACTCCCTGCTAGACATCGAGGTGGCATGCAACATGTTGAACACCGAAAGTGGTGACAGCTCAGAGGACCCCGTCGACTTCCACTACGGTCAGCTCAAGGCCGACATACAGGTCCTGGACAGCAGTGCCGATGAGTTCAGCTTGCTCCAAAAGTACATGGAGACCACTCATGCAGCTACTCATTCCAGTTATTCGCTGGAGCTTCTTGAG TTGTTCAAGGTGTCTCGGGAAGGCGAGGCGAAGAGGTACAAGCCCTTCAGGAAGCTTCACAATCGCAAGCTCCTCTGGCACGGATCTCGTCTTGCGAACTTTGCTGGCATCCTCTCCCAAGGTCTACGTATTGCTCCTCCAGAAGCACCCGCT ACTGGCTACATGTTTGGGAAAGGTATCTACTTTGCTGACATGGTGTCCAAGAGTGCAAACTATTGCTGCACTTCTCCAGCCAACCCTGTTGGCCTCCTGCTCCTTTGCGAAGTTGCGTTAGGAAACAT GTATGAAAAGAAACAAGCAGAATTTGTCACAAAGCTACCACCAAACCTTCATTCCACAATGG GTATGGGCCAGACTGCTCCTAGTCCCGCCAACAAGGTTGTCAACCCAGACGGGGTCGAAATCCCGTTGGGCCCTGCAGACCAGACCGGTGGCAAGACAAAGGGTTACTCCCTCCTGTATAATGA ATACATCGTCTACGATGTTGCTCAAGTGCAGATAAAGTACCTCATGAAGGTGAAGTTCAACTACAAGTACTAG
- the LOC135401489 gene encoding NF-kappa-B inhibitor alpha-like isoform X2 codes for MPLIWFDSRRPMSKKSGKSEAGSATSLSEGPDQGKGMTDSACDLGYQSMSCSTATDISKSTCSFLDSGLIEEEPHAESESAMSKVKFDSGYCADVAGEASDKRVQIQAKLLHTPLSFKDIYRQNRDGDTLLHVACMEGWADVVWNFIRETPHPDLLDIKNDAGQASLHIAVRCGHRHIVRFLVVSGATIDARDEAGCTPLHLACRAGSWPLVQEFLSPITQEVDFLRLKYKVEVQNSKSQIEQLLLQRTYAGDTPFHLAVCSGSRELVEHLLVLTPDPNAQERYEGNTALHQACRMQREDLAELLLRSGRMHINAQNYAHQTALHSTWPLYRAQPHSKALLRIVMLLREHGGQPLQDPGSEDEDSYEEEDEEDEDEEEDEERNEEGAEDRPFRIITLLVNDTAHSA; via the exons ATGCCCTTGATTTGGTTCG ACTCTCGGAGACCCATGAGTAAGAAGAGCGGAAAGAGTGAGGCTGGTTCAGCCACCTCACTAAGTGAGGGTCCAGATCAGGGAAAAGGCATGACGGACTCTGCATGCGATCTGGGGTACCAGTCCATGAGCTGCTCAACAG CTACGGACATCTCCAAGTCGACCTGCAGTTTCCTAGACAGTGGCCTGATCGAGGAAGAACCGCACGCAGAGAGTGAAAGTGCGATGTCGAAAGTGAAGTTCGACAGTGGCTACTGTGCAGACGTCGCGGGAGAGGCGAGCGACAAGAGGGTACAGATACAGGCAAAGCTTCTGCACACTCCTCTTTCATTCAAGGATATCTACAGGCAGAATAGGGACGGCGATAC CTTGCTTCACGTTGCCTGTATGGAAGGATGGGCAGACGTTGTGTGGAACTTCATTCGTGAGACACCGCATCCAGACCTCCTTGATATCAAGAACGATGCCGGTCAG GCTTCCCTTCACATAGCCGTCCGGTGCGGTCACAGACACATTGTTCGTTTCCTCGTCGTTTCGGGTGCAACGATAGATGCCAGGGACGAAGCCGGCTGCACGCCCCTCCACCTGGCATGCCGAGCTGGAAGCTGGCCTCTGGTGCAAGAATTCTTGTCACCCATCACACAG GAGGTGGACTTCTTGCGACTAAAGTACAAAGTGGAAGTGCAAAACAGCAAGTCTCAAATAGAGCAGCTGCTTCTCCAAAGGACGTATGCTGGTGACACGCCATTCCACCTGGCAGTGTGCTCTGGGTCCAGGGAACTTGTGGAACACCTGTTGGTTCTTACACCCGACCCCAATGCACAG GAACGTTATGAGGGGAACactgcacttcatcaggcatGCCGCATGCAGCGTGAGGACCTCGCAGAGCTGTTACTCAGGTCCGGTCGGATGCACATAAATGCTCAGAACTATGCACACCAGACGGCTCTGCACTCCACCTGGCCGCTGTACAGGGCGCAGCCACACAGCAAGGCGCTGCTTCGCATTGTAATGTTGCTACGTGAGCATGGGGGGCAGCCACTTCAGGATCCTGGCTCAGAGGATGAGGATTCTTACGAGGAGGAAGACGAGGAGGAtgaggacgaagaagaagatgaagaaagaaat GAAGAAGGTGCCGAAGACAGACCCTTCAGGATTATCACACTTCTGGTGAATGATACAGCTCACAGTGCATAG
- the LOC135401489 gene encoding NF-kappa-B inhibitor epsilon-like isoform X1 — translation MPLIWFDSRRPMSKKSGKSEAGSATSLSEGPDQGKGMTDSACDLGYQSMSCSTATDISKSTCSFLDSGLIEEEPHAESESAMSKVKFDSGYCADVAGEASDKRVQIQAKLLHTPLSFKDIYRQNRDGDTLLHVACMEGWADVVWNFIRETPHPDLLDIKNDAGQASLHIAVRCGHRHIVRFLVVSGATIDARDEAGCTPLHLACRAGSWPLVQEFLSPITQQEVDFLRLKYKVEVQNSKSQIEQLLLQRTYAGDTPFHLAVCSGSRELVEHLLVLTPDPNAQERYEGNTALHQACRMQREDLAELLLRSGRMHINAQNYAHQTALHSTWPLYRAQPHSKALLRIVMLLREHGGQPLQDPGSEDEDSYEEEDEEDEDEEEDEERNEEGAEDRPFRIITLLVNDTAHSA, via the exons ATGCCCTTGATTTGGTTCG ACTCTCGGAGACCCATGAGTAAGAAGAGCGGAAAGAGTGAGGCTGGTTCAGCCACCTCACTAAGTGAGGGTCCAGATCAGGGAAAAGGCATGACGGACTCTGCATGCGATCTGGGGTACCAGTCCATGAGCTGCTCAACAG CTACGGACATCTCCAAGTCGACCTGCAGTTTCCTAGACAGTGGCCTGATCGAGGAAGAACCGCACGCAGAGAGTGAAAGTGCGATGTCGAAAGTGAAGTTCGACAGTGGCTACTGTGCAGACGTCGCGGGAGAGGCGAGCGACAAGAGGGTACAGATACAGGCAAAGCTTCTGCACACTCCTCTTTCATTCAAGGATATCTACAGGCAGAATAGGGACGGCGATAC CTTGCTTCACGTTGCCTGTATGGAAGGATGGGCAGACGTTGTGTGGAACTTCATTCGTGAGACACCGCATCCAGACCTCCTTGATATCAAGAACGATGCCGGTCAG GCTTCCCTTCACATAGCCGTCCGGTGCGGTCACAGACACATTGTTCGTTTCCTCGTCGTTTCGGGTGCAACGATAGATGCCAGGGACGAAGCCGGCTGCACGCCCCTCCACCTGGCATGCCGAGCTGGAAGCTGGCCTCTGGTGCAAGAATTCTTGTCACCCATCACACAG CAGGAGGTGGACTTCTTGCGACTAAAGTACAAAGTGGAAGTGCAAAACAGCAAGTCTCAAATAGAGCAGCTGCTTCTCCAAAGGACGTATGCTGGTGACACGCCATTCCACCTGGCAGTGTGCTCTGGGTCCAGGGAACTTGTGGAACACCTGTTGGTTCTTACACCCGACCCCAATGCACAG GAACGTTATGAGGGGAACactgcacttcatcaggcatGCCGCATGCAGCGTGAGGACCTCGCAGAGCTGTTACTCAGGTCCGGTCGGATGCACATAAATGCTCAGAACTATGCACACCAGACGGCTCTGCACTCCACCTGGCCGCTGTACAGGGCGCAGCCACACAGCAAGGCGCTGCTTCGCATTGTAATGTTGCTACGTGAGCATGGGGGGCAGCCACTTCAGGATCCTGGCTCAGAGGATGAGGATTCTTACGAGGAGGAAGACGAGGAGGAtgaggacgaagaagaagatgaagaaagaaat GAAGAAGGTGCCGAAGACAGACCCTTCAGGATTATCACACTTCTGGTGAATGATACAGCTCACAGTGCATAG
- the LOC135401489 gene encoding NF-kappa-B inhibitor epsilon-like isoform X3: MSKKSGKSEAGSATSLSEGPDQGKGMTDSACDLGYQSMSCSTATDISKSTCSFLDSGLIEEEPHAESESAMSKVKFDSGYCADVAGEASDKRVQIQAKLLHTPLSFKDIYRQNRDGDTLLHVACMEGWADVVWNFIRETPHPDLLDIKNDAGQASLHIAVRCGHRHIVRFLVVSGATIDARDEAGCTPLHLACRAGSWPLVQEFLSPITQQEVDFLRLKYKVEVQNSKSQIEQLLLQRTYAGDTPFHLAVCSGSRELVEHLLVLTPDPNAQERYEGNTALHQACRMQREDLAELLLRSGRMHINAQNYAHQTALHSTWPLYRAQPHSKALLRIVMLLREHGGQPLQDPGSEDEDSYEEEDEEDEDEEEDEERNEEGAEDRPFRIITLLVNDTAHSA; encoded by the exons ATGAGTAAGAAGAGCGGAAAGAGTGAGGCTGGTTCAGCCACCTCACTAAGTGAGGGTCCAGATCAGGGAAAAGGCATGACGGACTCTGCATGCGATCTGGGGTACCAGTCCATGAGCTGCTCAACAG CTACGGACATCTCCAAGTCGACCTGCAGTTTCCTAGACAGTGGCCTGATCGAGGAAGAACCGCACGCAGAGAGTGAAAGTGCGATGTCGAAAGTGAAGTTCGACAGTGGCTACTGTGCAGACGTCGCGGGAGAGGCGAGCGACAAGAGGGTACAGATACAGGCAAAGCTTCTGCACACTCCTCTTTCATTCAAGGATATCTACAGGCAGAATAGGGACGGCGATAC CTTGCTTCACGTTGCCTGTATGGAAGGATGGGCAGACGTTGTGTGGAACTTCATTCGTGAGACACCGCATCCAGACCTCCTTGATATCAAGAACGATGCCGGTCAG GCTTCCCTTCACATAGCCGTCCGGTGCGGTCACAGACACATTGTTCGTTTCCTCGTCGTTTCGGGTGCAACGATAGATGCCAGGGACGAAGCCGGCTGCACGCCCCTCCACCTGGCATGCCGAGCTGGAAGCTGGCCTCTGGTGCAAGAATTCTTGTCACCCATCACACAG CAGGAGGTGGACTTCTTGCGACTAAAGTACAAAGTGGAAGTGCAAAACAGCAAGTCTCAAATAGAGCAGCTGCTTCTCCAAAGGACGTATGCTGGTGACACGCCATTCCACCTGGCAGTGTGCTCTGGGTCCAGGGAACTTGTGGAACACCTGTTGGTTCTTACACCCGACCCCAATGCACAG GAACGTTATGAGGGGAACactgcacttcatcaggcatGCCGCATGCAGCGTGAGGACCTCGCAGAGCTGTTACTCAGGTCCGGTCGGATGCACATAAATGCTCAGAACTATGCACACCAGACGGCTCTGCACTCCACCTGGCCGCTGTACAGGGCGCAGCCACACAGCAAGGCGCTGCTTCGCATTGTAATGTTGCTACGTGAGCATGGGGGGCAGCCACTTCAGGATCCTGGCTCAGAGGATGAGGATTCTTACGAGGAGGAAGACGAGGAGGAtgaggacgaagaagaagatgaagaaagaaat GAAGAAGGTGCCGAAGACAGACCCTTCAGGATTATCACACTTCTGGTGAATGATACAGCTCACAGTGCATAG